A window of Mucilaginibacter paludis DSM 18603 contains these coding sequences:
- a CDS encoding plasmid mobilization protein produces MEANKTLKTDERFTRPVRTRVTRAVYERLEKLIEKGDCHSIGEVSRKILSGEQIKVFQVDASLNTAMEELALIRKELKAIGVNINQLTKAFHSSTSDDTRAFYALKIANRYETVGAKVDELLVIVSQLAEKWLQRS; encoded by the coding sequence ATGGAAGCAAATAAGACCCTAAAAACCGATGAACGTTTTACCCGCCCGGTCAGGACACGGGTAACCCGGGCCGTTTATGAACGGCTGGAAAAGCTGATCGAAAAAGGCGACTGCCATAGCATCGGTGAAGTCAGCCGAAAGATTCTTTCAGGGGAGCAGATCAAAGTGTTCCAGGTTGACGCTTCGCTCAATACGGCAATGGAGGAACTGGCGCTCATACGGAAAGAGTTAAAGGCCATCGGTGTGAATATCAACCAGCTAACCAAAGCCTTTCATAGCAGCACCAGTGATGATACCAGGGCATTTTATGCGCTGAAAATAGCTAACCGCTATGAAACTGTTGGGGCCAAAGTAGATGAACTATTGGTGATCGTTTCCCAATTGGCTGAAAAATGGTTGCAAAGATCGTGA
- a CDS encoding site-specific integrase, which yields MNAPNNTFGVAFYLKKQKTTQLGKSPIYARITVNGKRIEISIKRSIEEENWNPFKGVARGSREEIVKLNKYLDQYKSGVVETYQELLLQKKWITAELLKAKVTGMDQAEFTLCKLIEYHNQEQGQILEPGTMKNYYTTEKYLKEFLKVRFKTSDKYLSELSYKFITDFEYYLRNRKPEKGQKKLTTNGLMKHLERFCKMVNMAVRLEWIVRNPFHAYQLKFDKVNRDYLTKDELERIESKEFHIVRLQVVQDLFVFSCYTGLAYVDVYNLTPANLVKGQDGNLWIMTSRQKTNTAVKVPLLPKALEIIDKYKGHPQAIAEGKLLPVLTNQKLNSYLKEIADMCAILKPLTFHIARHTFATTITLTNGVPIESVSKMLGHTKLSTTQVYAKVVESKLSDDMARLTERLRR from the coding sequence ATGAATGCACCAAACAACACATTTGGCGTTGCTTTTTATCTTAAAAAGCAGAAAACCACACAGTTAGGCAAGTCGCCTATCTATGCCCGTATCACCGTGAACGGCAAGCGTATCGAAATTTCTATTAAACGTTCCATAGAGGAAGAAAATTGGAATCCCTTCAAAGGGGTAGCCAGGGGCAGCCGCGAGGAGATCGTAAAACTTAACAAATACCTCGACCAATATAAGTCAGGTGTTGTTGAAACCTACCAGGAATTGTTACTGCAAAAGAAATGGATAACGGCAGAATTATTAAAAGCAAAGGTTACCGGCATGGATCAGGCCGAGTTTACACTTTGTAAACTGATAGAATACCATAATCAGGAACAAGGCCAAATATTGGAACCCGGGACGATGAAAAATTACTATACTACAGAAAAGTACCTCAAAGAGTTTTTAAAGGTGCGGTTCAAAACCTCAGATAAATACCTGTCAGAGTTGAGCTATAAATTTATCACCGACTTTGAGTATTATCTGCGAAACCGTAAACCCGAAAAGGGTCAAAAGAAACTGACCACCAATGGCCTGATGAAACACCTTGAAAGGTTTTGCAAAATGGTTAATATGGCTGTACGGCTGGAATGGATCGTCCGTAATCCTTTTCATGCCTACCAATTAAAATTTGATAAGGTGAACAGGGATTACCTAACTAAAGACGAACTGGAGCGGATAGAAAGCAAAGAATTTCACATTGTTCGTTTACAGGTTGTTCAGGACTTATTTGTTTTTAGCTGCTATACCGGCTTAGCCTACGTCGACGTATATAATCTCACACCTGCTAACCTGGTTAAAGGGCAGGATGGTAATTTATGGATCATGACCAGCAGGCAAAAGACAAACACAGCCGTCAAAGTCCCTTTACTACCAAAGGCACTGGAAATTATTGACAAATATAAAGGCCACCCGCAGGCCATAGCCGAGGGCAAATTACTGCCGGTATTGACCAATCAGAAACTCAACAGCTATTTAAAAGAGATAGCCGATATGTGCGCCATTCTGAAACCATTGACCTTTCATATCGCCCGGCATACTTTCGCTACCACGATCACTTTAACCAATGGCGTACCGATAGAATCGGTGAGCAAGATGCTTGGCCACACTAAACTAAGCACCACACAGGTTTATGCCAAAGTAGTAGAAAGCAAATTAAGCGACGACATGGCAAGACTTACCGAAAGACTACGTAGATAG
- the mobC gene encoding conjugal transfer protein MobC → MQTGEDIQGLRKIIDFTRLISIFILAIHIYIACFAAFQQWHWTATITTRIVTNIAKTGLFNNIWKPKLAALLFLFISLIGAKGKKEEKINKRAITAYIISGLLLYFISQLCFYLSEPATVITALYLGITAIGYLLILTGGTLLSRLIKIGMQSDIFNTENETFPQEERLLENEYSVNLPAIYNLKGKARKSWINFINPFRGLLVIGTPGAGKSYFVIRHIITQHIRKGFTMFLYDFKYDDLTKIAYNTLLKYKGNYKIKPKFYIINFDDLARTHRCNPLDPDSMDDITDATEAARTIMLGLNRDWIKKQGDFFVESPINFITAIIWYLRKYKDGRYCTLPHVIELMQMDYDPLFAVLQEQEEIKVLINPFVSAFKNKAKEQLEGQIASAKIGLARLSSPQLYYVLSGNDFTLDINNPDEPKIVCIGNNPQKLQTYGAVLSLYCSKALKLINRKRQQKCSLVIDEFPTIYFNNPDTIIATGRSNLVATTFAVQDYSQLKKDYGHDQAEVIMNITGNVICGQVMGDTAKLLSERFGKIMQDRHSVSINSEDTSTSRSTQLDYAIPASKIASLSSGQFVGMVADDPGNKIELKVFHNEIQNDHDAIKKEEEAYRPIPVIKNITAEEIEENYLKIKREVEELVTAELALLKVNDVSEEAQSTNEVSESGQENHEDQTGGPAMSM, encoded by the coding sequence ATGCAAACTGGAGAGGACATACAAGGCCTACGTAAAATCATTGATTTTACACGCCTGATCAGCATTTTTATATTGGCCATACATATTTACATTGCCTGCTTTGCAGCATTTCAGCAATGGCACTGGACCGCGACTATCACCACCCGCATTGTAACTAATATTGCTAAAACAGGCTTGTTCAATAACATTTGGAAGCCGAAGCTGGCCGCTTTGTTATTTCTTTTCATCTCACTGATTGGTGCCAAAGGCAAAAAAGAGGAAAAGATCAACAAGCGGGCCATTACCGCCTATATCATCAGTGGTTTGCTCTTATACTTTATCAGCCAGTTGTGCTTTTACCTGTCGGAACCGGCGACTGTTATTACCGCCTTATATTTAGGTATCACTGCAATAGGTTATTTGCTGATCTTAACAGGCGGCACACTGTTATCGCGCTTGATCAAAATCGGGATGCAAAGCGACATTTTTAATACGGAAAACGAAACGTTCCCCCAGGAAGAACGCCTGCTTGAAAATGAATACTCGGTTAACCTGCCAGCCATTTATAACCTGAAAGGAAAGGCGCGTAAAAGCTGGATCAACTTTATTAACCCGTTTCGCGGCTTGTTAGTGATCGGTACGCCGGGTGCTGGTAAATCTTATTTTGTCATCCGGCATATCATTACGCAGCATATCAGAAAGGGTTTTACCATGTTCCTTTATGATTTTAAGTATGACGACTTAACCAAAATAGCTTACAACACGCTTTTAAAATACAAAGGTAATTACAAGATCAAACCCAAATTCTATATCATCAATTTTGATGATCTGGCAAGGACGCACCGCTGCAACCCTCTCGACCCGGATAGTATGGATGATATTACCGATGCGACCGAAGCGGCAAGAACGATCATGTTAGGCTTAAACCGTGACTGGATCAAAAAACAGGGCGATTTTTTCGTCGAAAGCCCCATTAACTTTATTACCGCTATTATCTGGTACCTGCGCAAATATAAAGATGGACGTTATTGCACTCTGCCCCATGTAATAGAATTGATGCAGATGGATTATGACCCCCTGTTTGCTGTATTGCAGGAACAGGAAGAGATCAAGGTGCTGATCAATCCCTTTGTAAGTGCCTTTAAGAATAAGGCAAAGGAACAATTAGAGGGACAGATCGCCAGTGCCAAAATAGGTTTGGCCCGATTATCATCCCCGCAACTGTATTACGTACTATCCGGCAATGATTTTACGCTGGACATTAACAACCCTGACGAACCCAAGATCGTTTGTATTGGGAACAACCCGCAGAAACTGCAGACCTATGGCGCGGTACTATCGCTATATTGCTCAAAAGCCCTCAAGCTGATCAACCGGAAACGGCAGCAGAAATGCAGTTTAGTGATCGACGAATTTCCGACCATTTATTTTAATAACCCCGATACCATTATCGCTACCGGGCGTTCCAATTTAGTTGCGACTACTTTTGCGGTCCAGGATTACAGCCAGCTAAAAAAGGACTATGGCCATGATCAGGCCGAGGTAATTATGAATATCACGGGTAACGTGATCTGCGGGCAGGTCATGGGTGATACGGCTAAATTGTTGTCCGAACGTTTTGGCAAGATCATGCAGGACCGCCATAGTGTTTCCATCAACAGCGAGGACACTTCGACCAGCCGGTCAACCCAATTGGATTACGCCATACCCGCCTCAAAGATCGCTTCGCTGTCGTCCGGCCAGTTTGTGGGGATGGTGGCAGATGATCCCGGTAATAAAATTGAACTCAAGGTTTTTCACAATGAGATACAGAACGACCATGACGCCATTAAAAAGGAAGAGGAAGCCTACAGGCCGATCCCGGTGATCAAAAACATAACTGCCGAAGAAATTGAAGAAAATTATTTGAAGATCAAAAGGGAAGTCGAAGAACTCGTAACTGCCGAATTAGCCTTATTAAAAGTTAATGATGTTTCGGAGGAAGCGCAATCAACTAATGAAGTGTCTGAAAGCGGGCAGGAAAACCATGAAGATCAGACAGGCGGGCCGGCCATGTCGATGTAG
- a CDS encoding relaxase/mobilization nuclease domain-containing protein: MVAKIVSGKYIRGILHYNENKVTAGQAQLIMASGFAGEIDRMSFDNKLKRFENLIMTNSKVVTNALHISLNFDASEKLDNARLQAIAKTYMDKIGFGDQPFLVYRHTDAGHSHVHIVTTNIQPDGKRIPLHNIGLLKSEPARKQIEQEFNLVRAESKTFKQHAAVKPADIEKAVYGHLPTKRAISNVVGAVMNQYSFTSLAEFNAALRQFNVQADRGKEDTMMFQKKGLIYSLLDKNGQPIGIPIKASAFYSKPTLANLEKKFVKNAENRKEYRDDLKAEIENVFKNYRQITKATFIKELQSQNIQAIFRQNDQGLTYGVTFVDNTNMAVFKGSDLGKAYGAKALTERFGQADQPLKPATHFKTAAPKQTYLKTAPATDYLKTGALDKTLQALMGKNQGDGTPLTPRRKKRKKQEQGMQL; this comes from the coding sequence ATGGTTGCAAAGATCGTGAGCGGCAAGTATATACGGGGCATCCTGCATTATAATGAGAACAAGGTGACCGCAGGACAGGCGCAGTTGATCATGGCCAGCGGCTTTGCCGGTGAGATCGACCGCATGAGCTTTGATAACAAACTGAAACGTTTTGAAAACTTGATCATGACCAATAGTAAGGTGGTTACCAATGCCCTGCATATCTCCCTGAACTTTGATGCCAGTGAAAAACTGGACAATGCACGCTTACAGGCTATCGCTAAAACCTATATGGATAAGATAGGTTTTGGCGACCAGCCCTTTCTCGTTTACCGGCATACCGACGCGGGGCATAGCCATGTGCATATCGTTACCACCAATATACAGCCGGATGGCAAACGCATTCCCCTGCACAATATCGGCCTGCTCAAATCCGAACCGGCGCGAAAGCAGATCGAGCAGGAGTTTAACCTCGTCCGCGCGGAAAGCAAAACGTTCAAACAGCACGCGGCCGTCAAACCCGCCGACATCGAAAAAGCGGTTTATGGCCATCTTCCGACCAAAAGGGCTATCAGTAATGTGGTGGGTGCAGTGATGAACCAATATAGCTTCACATCCTTAGCGGAGTTTAACGCTGCTTTAAGGCAGTTTAATGTACAGGCTGACCGTGGCAAAGAGGACACGATGATGTTCCAGAAGAAAGGGTTGATCTATTCTTTACTGGATAAGAACGGCCAGCCCATCGGCATCCCGATCAAAGCCAGTGCATTTTATAGCAAACCAACTTTAGCGAACCTGGAAAAGAAGTTTGTAAAGAACGCGGAGAACCGCAAGGAATACCGGGACGATCTGAAAGCGGAAATTGAAAACGTTTTTAAAAACTACCGGCAGATTACCAAAGCCACTTTTATCAAAGAACTCCAAAGTCAGAACATTCAAGCCATATTCCGGCAGAATGATCAGGGATTAACTTACGGTGTAACGTTCGTGGATAATACCAATATGGCTGTATTCAAAGGCAGCGACCTGGGCAAAGCTTATGGTGCAAAAGCGTTGACAGAGCGTTTCGGTCAGGCAGACCAACCGTTGAAACCGGCCACACACTTTAAAACTGCCGCGCCAAAACAAACCTATCTGAAAACCGCACCGGCCACCGACTATTTAAAAACGGGTGCATTGGATAAAACGCTGCAAGCCTTGATGGGCAAAAATCAGGGTGACGGCACGCCGCTTACCCCACGCCGCAAAAAGCGAAAGAAACAGGAACAGGGGATGCAATTATAA
- the istA gene encoding IS21 family transposase, whose protein sequence is MSKIRKILRMNSQGRSTRFIAAQIDSSRNTVRKYLAALKKSGFTFEEVNSLNDKELEDLFGKTRENNQPSSRMQSMLRCFPHVDKELKKTGMNRQLLWEAYIKEFPDGYKYTQFCTYYNQWKTRVNPTMHMDHKAGDKLYVDFAGEKMSYTDKETGEVIEVEVFVAILGASQLTYVEAVMSQQKEDFIAACENTLHFIGGVPAAIVPDNLKAAVTKSSRYEPTLNETFEDFADHYGTTILPARAYRPRDKALVEGAVKIIYTKVYAPLNKHIYHSLTELNTAIWQALEVHNSQLLKGRNYSRILQFEEIERGTLAPLPVLRYQFKKHFYARVIKNGHVNLGPDKHYYSVPYRFIGKRVKLLYSRTIVEIYSNYERIALHPREKNPYGYTTDKEHMASAHRFKSDWTPDMFLNWAASIHEDVRLYILQILERKQHPEQAYKSCLGVLGFAKKAGNDRLIMACQRGLSYGLYSYKTIQTILENKMDNYEESIFADELPMPNHDNIRGKDYYK, encoded by the coding sequence ATGAGTAAGATTAGAAAGATTTTAAGGATGAACAGTCAGGGTCGCAGCACGCGATTTATAGCTGCCCAGATTGATTCATCCCGGAATACCGTAAGAAAGTACCTGGCCGCCCTTAAGAAAAGCGGCTTTACCTTTGAAGAAGTTAATAGCCTGAATGATAAGGAGCTGGAAGATCTTTTCGGTAAGACCAGGGAAAACAACCAGCCAAGCAGCCGTATGCAATCCATGCTGCGCTGCTTCCCACATGTCGATAAAGAGCTCAAAAAGACCGGTATGAACCGGCAGCTCCTGTGGGAAGCCTATATCAAAGAGTTTCCCGACGGCTATAAGTACACCCAGTTTTGCACGTATTACAACCAATGGAAGACCAGGGTCAACCCGACCATGCACATGGATCACAAGGCCGGAGACAAGCTATACGTTGATTTTGCGGGTGAAAAGATGAGCTATACGGACAAGGAAACCGGTGAAGTTATTGAAGTAGAAGTCTTTGTAGCAATCCTTGGGGCCAGCCAGCTCACCTATGTAGAGGCTGTTATGAGCCAGCAAAAGGAAGACTTTATTGCAGCCTGCGAGAATACCCTGCACTTCATCGGGGGCGTTCCTGCCGCCATTGTGCCGGATAACCTGAAGGCGGCTGTAACCAAAAGCAGCCGCTATGAACCAACCCTTAACGAAACATTTGAAGACTTCGCCGATCATTATGGCACTACCATATTACCAGCGCGGGCGTACCGCCCGCGTGACAAAGCATTGGTAGAAGGCGCCGTTAAGATCATTTATACCAAGGTATACGCCCCTTTAAACAAGCATATCTACCATTCTTTAACAGAACTCAATACGGCGATCTGGCAAGCCCTGGAAGTCCATAACAGCCAGTTGCTCAAGGGGCGCAATTACAGCAGGATACTACAGTTTGAAGAGATAGAGCGTGGGACACTGGCACCGCTGCCTGTGTTGCGTTACCAGTTCAAAAAGCACTTCTATGCCAGGGTGATCAAGAATGGCCATGTCAATCTCGGCCCTGATAAGCACTATTACAGTGTGCCTTACCGCTTCATCGGCAAGCGGGTTAAGCTATTATACTCCCGCACTATTGTAGAGATCTACTCCAATTATGAGCGTATCGCTTTGCACCCGCGCGAAAAGAACCCCTACGGGTATACTACCGACAAAGAACATATGGCCAGCGCTCACCGCTTCAAAAGTGACTGGACGCCAGATATGTTCCTCAATTGGGCGGCCTCCATCCATGAAGATGTCAGGCTATATATCCTTCAAATACTGGAGCGTAAACAACACCCCGAACAGGCTTACAAATCCTGCCTGGGGGTACTTGGCTTTGCAAAAAAGGCAGGGAACGACCGGTTAATAATGGCCTGTCAGCGAGGGCTCAGTTATGGCCTTTATAGCTATAAAACGATACAAACCATATTGGAAAACAAGATGGACAACTATGAGGAAAGCATATTTGCCGATGAGCTACCCATGCCTAACCATGATAATATCCGGGGAAAAGACTATTACAAATAA
- a CDS encoding DUF7149 domain-containing protein, giving the protein MTISFISLVESINKAYRLIKPRREDLDFFKVNFSKLLERIDEKESEENVKGHLADFLKSTYYDPNHLIATKGRADLVIHLEKDAKSHVGVLLEVKKPSNKHDMVTKDNLNAKAMHELILYFLRERVNHKNISLTHLVITNIYEWFVFDASLFERVFAKNTQLQKAYREWEAGQKVSVKTELFYNEIARPFLHDLQEEMTFTHVDIREYLKYLQGNKEKDDNKLIPLYKFFSPVNLLKLPFINDSNSLDTGFFKELLHIIGLEEVKDGSRKIIQRLPVTKRQPASLIENTINMLEVDEVLRKVPAKFLNGKTTEEQLFNLGLELSITWVNRILFLKLLEAQLIKYHNGNERFKFLNVQTVNDYDELHKLFFQVLARQSASRTSAIQQKYSHIPYLNSSLFEISPLEDVSLKVNGLDDNLDIDLYSNSILTRKRLKSKDLTAMNTLHYFFEFLEAYDFASIGKEEVQEENKTIINAAVLGLVFEKMNGYRDGSIYTPGAVTMFLCQETIRKAVVQKFNDAYGWKCEDINDLKNYLADRKNRKDILEFNLLIESIRIVDPAVGSGHFLVSSLNELIAIKAQLGILADSEGSRLSDVDVSIANDELVVTYRNSSFFEYAVTTTVSGGHIIAPEIQRIQETLFNEKRKLIEGSLFGVDINPNSVKICQLRLWIELLKHAYYKSDENYTQLETLPNIDINIKHGNSLISRFKVKDEIFERIPSFIKKLDNYKSWVKKYKDTNDKNFKEELKGNIELFINEFKRQDPRITKFEKLFIKKNEEYILKYKAIQLFERNDDNKQVAQRGLLEKEIEELSKSIEAAKNDITYRNAFEWRFEFPEVLNESGDFEGFEVVIGNPPYIQLQKMGEDADALQKGDYNTFTRTGDIYCLFYEQAIRLLRPNYYFGFITSNKWMRANYGVATRKFFLGETNPLLLVDFGGYQVFESATVDTNMLISQKAENTGKTQTCLLDKSLGSLEKMSDFIRQSVTTQGGFKPDGGWVILSPLEATIKNKIEAAGTPLKDWDINIYRGILTGYNDAFIIDQKTRDALIEASPKNDEIIRPFKTGKVSKI; this is encoded by the coding sequence ATGACCATTTCCTTTATCTCTCTTGTTGAAAGTATTAATAAAGCGTATCGGCTAATAAAGCCACGTCGTGAAGATTTAGATTTTTTCAAGGTTAACTTCAGCAAATTACTTGAACGCATTGATGAGAAAGAAAGCGAGGAAAATGTTAAAGGGCATTTAGCAGACTTCTTAAAATCAACTTATTACGATCCTAATCATTTAATTGCTACCAAGGGGCGTGCGGATTTGGTTATCCATCTGGAAAAAGATGCCAAATCGCATGTAGGTGTATTGCTTGAAGTTAAAAAGCCTTCAAATAAACACGATATGGTTACTAAGGATAATCTCAATGCAAAAGCCATGCATGAGCTTATCCTCTATTTTCTTCGCGAGCGCGTCAACCATAAAAATATTTCCCTTACCCACTTAGTAATAACTAATATCTATGAGTGGTTTGTTTTTGACGCCTCATTGTTTGAACGTGTATTTGCCAAAAATACACAACTACAAAAAGCTTATAGAGAATGGGAAGCAGGACAAAAGGTTAGTGTAAAAACAGAGTTGTTTTACAATGAAATCGCCAGGCCTTTTCTCCATGACTTGCAGGAAGAAATGACATTTACCCACGTTGATATCAGAGAGTACCTGAAATATTTGCAAGGGAATAAAGAAAAGGACGACAACAAACTTATACCCTTATATAAGTTTTTCTCCCCTGTTAATTTATTGAAATTACCTTTTATAAATGATAGCAACTCATTAGATACCGGTTTTTTTAAAGAGCTATTGCATATTATTGGATTAGAAGAAGTAAAAGATGGCAGCCGAAAAATAATACAGCGGTTACCGGTTACTAAAAGACAACCAGCCTCCTTAATTGAAAACACCATCAACATGCTGGAAGTTGATGAAGTTTTACGAAAGGTCCCGGCTAAGTTTTTAAATGGCAAAACAACAGAGGAACAGCTGTTCAATTTAGGGCTTGAGTTGAGCATCACCTGGGTGAACCGAATACTTTTTTTAAAATTATTAGAGGCTCAGTTAATTAAATACCATAACGGTAATGAAAGGTTCAAGTTTCTGAATGTGCAAACAGTCAACGATTATGATGAGCTGCATAAACTCTTTTTTCAGGTACTTGCCAGACAATCCGCCAGTCGAACCTCCGCCATTCAACAGAAATATAGTCATATCCCATATTTGAACAGTTCTTTATTTGAAATTTCTCCATTGGAGGATGTCAGCTTAAAGGTTAATGGCCTGGATGACAATTTAGATATAGATTTATATAGTAATTCAATTCTTACCCGGAAACGCCTAAAAAGTAAAGATTTAACCGCAATGAACACATTGCATTATTTTTTTGAGTTTTTAGAGGCGTACGATTTTGCTTCTATCGGTAAAGAAGAAGTCCAGGAAGAAAACAAGACGATTATTAATGCTGCAGTATTAGGTCTGGTATTTGAGAAAATGAATGGCTACCGCGATGGTTCAATATACACCCCGGGTGCCGTCACTATGTTTTTATGCCAGGAAACCATTCGTAAAGCAGTGGTTCAAAAATTCAACGACGCATATGGGTGGAAATGTGAAGATATAAATGACCTGAAAAATTATCTGGCTGATCGTAAGAATCGCAAAGATATTTTAGAATTTAACTTACTGATTGAGTCCATTCGTATTGTTGACCCAGCTGTCGGTTCCGGCCATTTCCTGGTATCAAGCTTAAATGAATTAATTGCCATCAAAGCGCAATTAGGGATACTGGCGGATAGCGAAGGAAGCCGTCTGAGTGATGTTGATGTTAGTATAGCCAATGATGAGTTGGTCGTTACCTATCGTAACTCCTCATTTTTTGAATATGCTGTTACAACAACTGTATCCGGCGGTCACATCATTGCGCCGGAAATTCAGCGTATTCAGGAAACCTTATTTAATGAAAAACGCAAACTTATAGAGGGGAGTTTGTTTGGGGTTGACATTAACCCTAACTCTGTAAAGATCTGCCAGTTAAGATTGTGGATAGAACTTTTAAAACACGCCTATTATAAATCAGATGAGAACTACACGCAATTGGAGACATTACCTAATATTGATATTAATATCAAACATGGTAATTCATTAATCAGTCGATTTAAGGTTAAAGATGAAATATTTGAAAGAATACCCTCCTTTATAAAAAAGCTCGATAATTATAAAAGCTGGGTAAAAAAATATAAAGACACCAATGACAAAAACTTCAAGGAAGAGTTAAAAGGCAACATAGAACTTTTCATTAATGAGTTCAAGCGCCAAGATCCCCGAATAACAAAATTTGAAAAGCTATTTATTAAGAAGAACGAGGAATATATCTTAAAATATAAAGCTATACAATTGTTCGAGCGGAACGACGATAATAAGCAAGTAGCTCAACGGGGATTATTGGAAAAAGAAATTGAAGAGCTTTCAAAGAGTATTGAAGCTGCAAAAAACGACATCACTTACCGAAATGCTTTTGAATGGCGGTTTGAATTTCCGGAGGTCTTAAATGAAAGCGGTGATTTTGAAGGCTTTGAAGTCGTGATAGGGAATCCGCCATATATCCAGTTGCAAAAAATGGGGGAGGATGCAGATGCTTTGCAAAAAGGCGATTACAATACCTTTACCCGTACCGGTGATATTTATTGTTTGTTCTACGAACAAGCCATTCGTTTACTTAGGCCTAACTACTATTTTGGTTTTATAACTTCTAACAAATGGATGCGGGCAAATTATGGAGTTGCGACCCGTAAGTTCTTTTTGGGGGAAACTAATCCACTTTTATTGGTTGATTTTGGTGGTTACCAGGTGTTTGAATCGGCAACTGTCGACACGAATATGCTCATTTCCCAAAAGGCTGAAAATACCGGCAAAACACAAACATGCTTGCTAGATAAAAGCCTGGGTAGTTTAGAAAAAATGAGCGATTTTATTAGACAGTCAGTTACCACACAGGGGGGCTTTAAACCAGACGGCGGGTGGGTTATACTTTCGCCATTAGAGGCCACCATAAAAAACAAGATTGAAGCGGCAGGAACACCTTTAAAAGATTGGGATATCAATATCTACCGAGGTATATTAACGGGGTACAACGATGCCTTTATTATCGACCAGAAAACCAGAGATGCGCTCATAGAGGCTTCGCCTAAAAATGATGAAATTATACGTCCATTTAAGACTGGCAAGGTCAGCAAAATTTAG
- the istB gene encoding IS21-like element helper ATPase IstB, with protein MNTSTLDKLRKMKFFGMFHAFKSSMETGKTNDYTADELLAHLVDAEWDDRQNRRIERTILYARFRYKASIEDVHYHADRSIDRNQIMRLADCTFVDRFENLLITGSTGIGKSYIASAVGYQACVLGYRVLYTSTPKLFAKLKMAKADGSYMKELAKIERQQLLILDDFGIQPFDAQSRAALMEIIEDRHGKTSLIITSQLPVSKWFEVIGEKTVADAILDRIVHDAHRIELKGESMRRKRSVEPENSH; from the coding sequence ATGAACACAAGCACCTTAGACAAACTGCGGAAGATGAAGTTCTTCGGCATGTTTCATGCCTTTAAAAGCAGCATGGAAACCGGTAAAACAAACGATTACACGGCAGATGAACTGCTGGCCCACCTGGTAGATGCAGAATGGGACGACCGGCAGAACAGGCGTATTGAACGCACAATCCTATATGCCCGGTTCCGCTATAAAGCTTCAATTGAAGATGTTCATTATCATGCCGACCGAAGTATTGACCGCAACCAGATCATGCGCCTGGCGGATTGTACGTTTGTTGACCGCTTCGAGAACCTGCTGATCACCGGGAGTACCGGTATCGGTAAAAGCTATATTGCTTCTGCTGTGGGCTACCAGGCCTGTGTATTGGGCTACAGGGTATTGTACACCAGTACGCCCAAACTATTTGCCAAGCTCAAGATGGCCAAGGCGGATGGCTCCTACATGAAAGAGCTGGCTAAGATCGAACGCCAGCAACTGCTCATACTCGACGACTTTGGTATCCAGCCTTTTGATGCACAAAGCAGGGCGGCACTAATGGAGATCATTGAGGACAGGCATGGTAAGACCTCGCTGATCATTACTTCGCAGCTACCAGTCAGTAAATGGTTTGAAGTGATCGGTGAAAAAACGGTTGCTGATGCTATCCTGGACCGGATCGTTCATGATGCACACCGTATCGAGCTAAAGGGAGAATCTATGAGAAGAAAACGTAGTGTTGAACCGGAAAACAGCCATTAA
- a CDS encoding helix-turn-helix domain-containing protein: MPAIELISKDDLEQFKNELFAELRRMGIRSQGPAIQNKEWIKSYEVRKLLNISPGTLQNLRINGTLHYTKIGGILYYKTEDINKLLENNLR; this comes from the coding sequence ATGCCAGCAATCGAATTAATCAGCAAAGACGATCTGGAGCAATTCAAAAACGAACTGTTCGCAGAACTCCGAAGAATGGGTATCAGGTCACAAGGCCCTGCTATACAAAATAAAGAATGGATCAAAAGTTACGAAGTGCGGAAACTGCTTAACATCTCACCCGGCACCCTGCAAAACCTGCGCATCAACGGCACACTTCATTATACTAAAATCGGTGGCATTCTCTATTATAAGACAGAGGACATTAACAAGCTGCTTGAAAATAACCTGCGGTGA